A DNA window from Pseudoalteromonas spongiae UST010723-006 contains the following coding sequences:
- the fabR gene encoding HTH-type transcriptional repressor FabR: MSGIRAQQKEKTRQALIAAAFNQLSAEHSFSNLSLREVAREAGIAPTSFYRHFKDMNELGLTLVDEAGLMLRQLMRQARRRIESGGSIINISVLTFMEFIDESSNQFRLLLRERSGTSKAFRAAVAREIKHFILELAHYLENETGCDANHAYIQAEAMVTLVFNAGAEALDLTKPQREQLTERIIWQLRYIAKGASSYIKEKKAAK, from the coding sequence ATGTCGGGTATTCGCGCACAACAAAAAGAAAAGACAAGACAGGCTTTAATTGCAGCGGCTTTTAACCAGCTAAGTGCTGAGCATAGCTTTTCTAATCTAAGTTTACGTGAGGTCGCTCGTGAAGCGGGAATTGCACCTACGTCTTTTTATCGCCACTTTAAAGATATGAATGAGCTTGGGTTAACCTTAGTTGATGAAGCAGGCTTGATGTTGCGTCAATTGATGCGTCAGGCTCGCCGTCGTATTGAAAGCGGTGGCAGTATTATCAATATATCTGTGTTGACGTTTATGGAGTTTATTGATGAGTCGAGTAACCAATTCCGTTTATTATTGCGAGAGCGTTCGGGTACATCAAAAGCTTTTAGGGCGGCAGTTGCTCGTGAAATTAAGCACTTTATTCTAGAACTCGCGCATTATTTAGAAAACGAGACTGGTTGTGATGCTAATCATGCGTATATACAAGCAGAAGCAATGGTTACGTTAGTATTTAACGCAGGCGCTGAAGCGCTTGATCTCACTAAGCCACAGCGTGAACAACTTACCGAGCGTATTATTTGGCAATTGCGTTATATTGCTAAAGGGGCATCAAGCTATATCAAAGAAAAAAAAGCAGCTAAATAG
- the trmA gene encoding tRNA (uridine(54)-C5)-methyltransferase TrmA yields MPVIQIDTSQYDEQLAEKEQRISQQFAQFNAPKLEVFASEAKNYRQRAEFRVWHEGEDLFHIMFDPETKEKIRVDQFDPAAPLICELMPRLLELLKPNEILRRKLFQIDYLSTLSGQILVSLIYHKQLDDEWVNEANKLKALLKEEFDIDFIGRARKQKIVLGEEYVIEKLNVDNRELVYQQVENSFTQPNAKLNEQMLEWAIDVSKPLNNDLLELYCGNGNFSIALAPSFNRVLATEISKSSVKSAQFNIAENKINNLDIIRMSSEEFTMAMNGEKEFSRLNGIDLKSYNCQSILVDPPRAGLDKDTTDLVQGYDNIIYISCNPDTLERDLQQLTETHTIARFAIFDQFPYTHHIESGVFLTRK; encoded by the coding sequence ATGCCTGTAATTCAAATAGATACTTCACAATACGACGAACAACTTGCTGAAAAAGAACAACGTATCAGCCAACAATTTGCGCAGTTTAACGCGCCAAAATTAGAAGTATTTGCGTCTGAAGCAAAAAATTACAGACAACGTGCAGAGTTTCGCGTGTGGCATGAAGGTGAAGATTTATTTCACATTATGTTTGACCCTGAAACAAAAGAGAAAATCAGAGTTGATCAGTTTGATCCTGCAGCACCATTAATTTGTGAATTAATGCCTCGTTTGTTAGAGCTACTAAAACCGAATGAAATTTTACGTCGTAAACTCTTTCAAATTGATTATTTGTCGACATTAAGCGGACAAATTCTTGTTAGCTTGATTTATCACAAGCAACTTGATGACGAATGGGTAAACGAGGCTAATAAGCTAAAGGCGTTACTAAAAGAAGAGTTTGATATCGATTTTATTGGCCGAGCTCGCAAGCAAAAAATTGTGCTTGGTGAAGAATATGTCATTGAAAAGCTGAATGTAGATAATCGTGAACTTGTTTATCAGCAAGTTGAAAATAGCTTTACTCAGCCAAACGCCAAGCTAAATGAGCAAATGCTCGAGTGGGCAATTGATGTCTCAAAACCTCTTAATAACGATCTGCTGGAACTTTATTGTGGTAACGGTAACTTTTCAATTGCATTAGCGCCAAGCTTTAATCGCGTACTAGCCACCGAAATTTCCAAGTCTTCGGTTAAGTCTGCGCAATTTAATATTGCCGAAAACAAAATCAACAACCTCGATATAATCCGTATGTCGAGTGAAGAGTTCACTATGGCAATGAATGGTGAAAAAGAGTTTTCCCGCTTAAATGGTATCGACCTTAAAAGTTACAACTGTCAAAGTATATTAGTTGATCCGCCCCGTGCAGGTTTAGACAAAGACACCACTGATTTAGTGCAAGGGTATGACAACATTATCTATATTTCATGTAATCCAGATACGCTGGAAAGAGATTTGCAGCAACTAACTGAAACTCATACCATCGCGCGTTTTGCCATTTTTGATCAGTTCCCGTATACCCATCATATCGAATCCGGCGTATTTTTAACGCGCAAGTAA